A single genomic interval of Peromyscus leucopus breed LL Stock chromosome 7, UCI_PerLeu_2.1, whole genome shotgun sequence harbors:
- the LOC114689975 gene encoding peptidyl-prolyl cis-trans isomerase A-like produces the protein MCQGGDFTHHNGTGGRSIYGEKFEDEDFVLKHTGPGILSMANAGPNTNGSQCFICSAKTEWLDGKHVVFGKVKEGMDIVEAMERFGSRNGKTSKKITISNCGQLSFFRLLTHETIPSVAQESTPTPSAHSTL, from the coding sequence ATGTGCCAGGGTGGTGACTTCACACACCATAATGGCACTGGCGGCAGATCCATCTACGGAGAGAAATTTGAGGATGAGGACTTCGTCCTGAAGCATACAGGTCCTGGCATCTTGTCCATGGCAAATGCTGGACCAAACACAAATGGTTCCCAGTGTTTCATCTGCAGCGCCAAGACTGAGTGGCTGGATGGCAAACACGTGGTCTTCGGGAAGGTGAAAGAAGGCATGGACATTGTGGAAGCCATGGAGCGTTTTGGGTCCAGGAATGGCAAGACTAGCAAGAAGATCACCATTTCCAACTGTGGACAACTCTCATTCTTTCGACTTCTTACCCACGAGACCATTCCTTCTGTAGCTCAGgagagcacccccaccccatctgctcACAGTACCCTGTAA